GATCTCAAAGAACGCAGCAGAGCGGCAAGGATCTCATTAAAGAGCTCAGTGGACAGCGGCGCTGCCATGGTAACCGCAGCGGGGCGGTTTATATACACAGCTATTTACAGGAGAGGAGCTGGtgatacggtggccctgaaggtcAAAACTCAAAAACAAGTTGTGTTGTTGACTGAAAGTctttataaaacgtttttacattattttctatccttttttttaatgttgtatttcttttatattatattcagatttctttttgtatttctttgtgtttttttatgttattttctggtattttttaaataatattttctgaaatgtttgtttaaaaaaaaaagtgaaatggtCTTTTTGTGTTTTACCGTTTAAGTGTTTTGTTAACTGTTGTTTATTTTTCAGAAATGTTATTACTGTTTTTTAAAATATCTTCACATtatgtttgaaaaaaaaacacaatatgtattttttttattttgtgaactcttttttaaatgttgagatttGCCTTTGGGCCTAATTGAAATCAAACGGTGACACTGAGATGTAAACATAGAGAGATTCATAGAGAGATTCATAGAGAGATTCACAGAGAGATCCTCCACTCACCCTCGGCTCCGATGGACACCAGCTTCACTCCTTTGCCGGTGATGAAGTTGAGCGCTTTGTTGACGTTGGAGATCTTGTGGACTCTCATCTTGCCTCTCTCTGGTTTGGCCAAGCGTTCACCTGCAGAGGAAAACACAAGGATGCAGACGGAGAGGATCATGGGTAAGTCTTACTTAAATGTTCACCTTAAGTAAGACATGTGTGCGAAGCTACAGTATGTTGCAAATGGCTGTCAGCGTTTCGATTTTCCTGGCGTTGTTGAATCATAAAAGACTCAAAAAGGTTATTGATAAAGTCACAATTGACAATAATATGAAACGTGTTAAATGCTGTTCGAGTCTTAAAGTAACACAGTTTGTAGACATCTGTGTATTAACTTAGTCGTTGGTAGTTTAAATTACATTATTGAGAGTGTTGTTAGTGTAGCTACAGTGTTAGCATAGCCCTGATTCCTCCACACTCCATTAAGAAAGCATTTTCAAAGTCTTTCGACAGACATGACAAAGCATGAATCAGACTTAGTATCAAATTAGCATCATGATGTAGTTTGTCGGCCTCCTTTTGATACATTTTATTGCAATTAAAACCAAGCAAACTGTTTATTTCGGTAAATACTGCTGTGGTAGAGCAGATTAATTCAGCTGTGTGAAGTTACGTGAATGTGACAGAATAGAAATGATCCCGAGGTTAAACTTGCATGAGAAAGGTTTGGTATTAACGCTGCATAAGGTTACAGGTTTTGCTCGTGCACAACTTTCCTCATTATGAGTAAAACTGTTTTAACAAAACGTGATATTTCTTgtcttaaagcaggggtgtcaaactcaaggcccgggggccaaatgcggcccgcgacttcattttatgtggccccgcaagagcttgcaaaaaatataataatgtttattatacggttacatgctactttacagaagcatgttgcccatgaactacatgtcccacaatgcatctcaaattagactttttttctcagaattagattttttttttaaagttactttttatttcaaaatgtcatttctttttaaatcatgttgtaacattctcactgaagagacttgcaattatttgccctagacttctgctttcagacgtagttaattatgaagttattaccctatccgataataatccaatgcagaggcaatgatgtcatataatacattattttatatattaaatatttatatatgtatttttatatagtcttaaagttacaaccggccctttgagtgaaaccataacgctgatttggcccgtgatgaaattgagtttgacacccctgccttaaagCAGTAGTTTGTCATTTTTGGCAGTACTATTTTTCGCCTCCTTGCAGAGAgtcagggtgtttctcaatgtcgaggaacactatttcaaggatgctacgtcatcgagtcccgccgaaggactgttccaatgtccaggatccttggaattctaccgaggccggcgtccttcgttgcgggacattttgaggctgcacatgtgtgtcctccgcggtcttaaaatccccacaatgcaatttccaaaatctttggcggaaatcacgctccatttaaggcggggcctcgcacaTGACGCAAACCTGCacacatacttgccaaccttgagacttcagaaatcgggagcatttcaaaaccaccgcggggggggggggtgctagtggatcatcgccggagctgttagattaacattaacatgcttattgtagatctgagtgcactgccttgcggcctgtagcaccatcctcTTCATGGAGCGTGTGGGCTGGACCAGGAAAGGAGTGGGCAGAGGGTcaagttgtcgattcttgttctgtttttctAGTTGCacacgctactaaagagacgcgctaccatggaaaccaaacaatggtgtagatGTAataaagtcagagtggaaacagtcgtgtgTAAATCTGATTTAGTCAGAAATCGgaagaaatgcgggagaaatatgactccgggaggaaaccgggaggaaaccgggagaaaccgcggagtctcccgcgaaaatcggcagggttggcaagtatgcctgcacacctgttagcctgttccacaattcttcattttccgaggctaggaaggattcttgcctcgcttctgaaggaatTGACTCAGAGGTACagtacatgtgctaccaaggaagcgtcctggacattgagaaacacccttagATTAGAAGAAGCATATCACTACTGCCCAAATATCAACTTGAAAATACATAATAGTAAAACAAATGAAGACGTTTTGACTTCACTTTAATGGAAACAGACGTTCGGTTTGGATCCAACTCTTCTTCTAACTTTCAGAAAACATTTCCCCAAAAGTCAAACTGCTCCTGATTTCCAGACCCAGCAGGGGACCGTTCTGCTCCCAGTAATCCGGTTAAGTAAACCTCTGATTACCTGAGAtgacctccagcagcagcatgagCTTCAGTCCGTCCCGGAAGTCCTCCTCGATGTTGTCGATCTGCGTTCCTGCTTTCCTCAGGTGGGAGTTACACCACGCTGTGAATGTCTGCAGAAACGAGAGAACAAATGGCATCAATTACTGTATTTTCGGACATTTAATCAAACACTGCAGCAGGCCGTGGTGTCGAAGTGTTCAGCCACTTGGATTGTGATGCTAACAGAGTCTCTGCATGTCATCACAGTTTTAGACTTCCACAAACCAGCATCATGAACATGATATTTAGGCATCCTTCTGATCcagtgtgaagctgaccgttgagcggcccagaccaagcaaggaggcagaggtagtgatgttacgtattgcgccgaggcttcggagcgcatgtcgagtaatcccgaagctttttgtgaagcatgtatcgaggctcgtatcgttttgggccagtgac
The sequence above is drawn from the Pseudochaenichthys georgianus chromosome 22, fPseGeo1.2, whole genome shotgun sequence genome and encodes:
- the LOC139432909 gene encoding alpha-actinin-1-like, whose translation is MYNMDQDQDQYDADGEIAYMHQEDDWDRDMLLDPAWEKQQRKTFTAWCNSHLRKAGTQIDNIEEDFRDGLKLMLLLEVISGERLAKPERGKMRVHKISNVNKALNFITGKGVKLVSIGAEGEWRISL